The following proteins come from a genomic window of Palaemon carinicauda isolate YSFRI2023 chromosome 12, ASM3689809v2, whole genome shotgun sequence:
- the LOC137651240 gene encoding telomerase reverse transcriptase-like, protein MTDNSPSRIGYLPSKEIEKKFFTSLLSEGHDFKKYTDNAGLQEIFLEISKVDVGVSIPEIDLQKPELVRIVEKIRKNFKTIHFPSIINASMAKTKNKKYQEKIKIGGEDLKSLLLEDELDELDGRSFQPYRNQLEWWCVHRFIVTALHLLLPMETWGSKENFKVMKQKIRYILRSGIKDTIYLGRLLENFKILSFKWAASFENHMMKTHTISKVILWVIEKIAFTLIKGYFYVTEGRVTRYQMIFFLKRDFRKIHQDGVSFMKSTGALKLLNRKTALKIAEDQSKYGNCSLPPKLRFLPKGLDGVRPLIRSQSLMSKMLLLKARLVLQECSSRFSVGVTLKSAKCFVRAWEDYINIVKTPDNKVYIVKVDIADAYGSIMHSKLLEILDKCMHTFPRNIYYDPYEPYRGPSTKTRRKLYVRLDENRQPMTQLEDNSHNKLVKVGSTIEIDTSEVFSKFELMIRGQIVRVGRKRYVLRKGVPQGGYMSPFLCDVYYSALCQEYLGNYIDENSLLLRSVDDILYATSSHEKAESFLRLMNDGMKDYNVSLNTNKTKHNLMGPTRICFNGVIICSDTLQVLVDVASVMACYPRYTMRFNRYKNPGKLFAERVHQVTFARLKILVINPVYTNVSGLISNLWRTSLMSGIRILALIDWLLVAKKTLNIKFICKTVVRVSKKVWSRIHGTWKGSNKVGQITSELVRIVFIGGILSIWKLPKLPTHPGIYSQLYGHVVKLLKALPREYYCLLPSFFRNALALK, encoded by the coding sequence ATAATGCTGGACTGCAGGAGATCTTTTTAGAAATAAGTAAAGTAGACGTTGGTGTCAGTATACCTGAAATTGACTTGCAGAAACCAGAGTTGGTTAGAATAGTTGAAAAAATTAGGAAGAATTTCAAGACCATACATTTCCCATCTATTATAAATGCAAGCATGgccaagacaaaaaacaaaaaatatcaagaaaagatCAAAATTGGAGGAGAAGATTTAAAATCCCTATTGTTGGAAGATGAACTTGATGAACTTGATGGGAGATCTTTTCAGCCATATAGAAATCAACTGGAATGGTGGTGTGTGCATAGATTCATAGTAACAGCCTTGCATTTGTTGTTGCCCATGGAAACATGGGgatctaaagaaaattttaaagtaatGAAACAAAAAATTAGGTATATATTAAGAAGTGGTATAAAAGATACCATATACCTAGGTAGATTACTTGAGAATTTCAAGATATTATCTTTTAAGTGGGCAGCATCATTTGAAAATCATATGATGAAAACTCACACCATCAGTAAGGTAATATTATGGGTTATTGAAAAAATAGCTTTTACACTTATAAAAGGCTATTTTTATGTTACTGAGGGCAGGGTAACACGATACcagatgatattttttttaaaaagggatTTTAGAAAAATACATCAGGATGGTGTTTCTTTTATGAAAAGTACTGGAGCACTAAAACTATTAAACAGGAAAACTGCTCTGAAAATAGCTGAAGATCAGTCCAAATATGGAAACTGCAGCCTTCCCCCCAAGTTACGATTTCTCCCAAAGGGTCTAGATGGGGTGAGACCTCTCATTAGGTCCCAGAGTTTAATGTCAAAGATGCTGTTGCTAAAGGCACGATTGGTTCTGCAGGAATGTTCAAGTCGTTTCAGTGTTGGGGTTACTTTAAAATCTGCCAAGTGTTTTGTCAGAGCCTGGGAAGACTATATTAACATAGTCAAAACTCCTGATAATAAAGTTTACATTGTTAAAGTTGATATTGCTGATGCATACGGTAGTATTATGCATAGTAAGTTGCTAGAGATCCTGGATAAGTGTATGCATACATTTCCCAGGAATATTTATTATGACCCCTATGAACCTTATCGTGGTCCTTCAACAAAGACCAGAAGAAAATTATATGTGAGGTTGGATGAAAATCGCCAACCTATGACCCAATTAGAAGACAATTCTCATAATAAATTAGTCAAGGTTGGAAGTACTATAGAAATAGATACGAGCGAGGTCTTTAGCAAATTTGAGCTAATGATTCGGGGACAGATTGTACGAGTTGGGAGGAAACGTTATGTTTTAAGGAAAGGAGTACCGCAGGGTGGGTATATGTCTCCCTTTCTGTGCGATGTATATTATTCTGCTTTGTGCCAGGAATACTTGGGAAACTATATAGATGAAAACAGTCTTTTATTACGTTCAGTTGATGATATTTTGTACGCAACATCATCACATGAGAAAGCTGAAAGTTTCCTGAGGCtcatgaatgatggaatgaaggattaCAATGTCTCActaaatacaaataaaacaaaacataaccttatggGTCCAACTAGAATTTGTTTTAATGGTGTCATAATTTGCTCTGATACTTTGCAAGTGTTAGTAGATGTAGCATCAGTTATGGCATGTTATCCACGCTATACTATGAGATTCAATCGATATAAAAACCCAGGAAAACTTTTTGCTGAACGTGTCCATCAGGTTACTTTTGCCAGATTGAAAATTCTGGTAATTAATCCTGTATATACAAATGTGTCTGGACTTATTTCCAATTTGTGGAGGACAAGTTTGATGAGTGGGATTAGAATTTTAGCCCTAATCGATTGGCTATTAGTGGCTAAGAAGACACTGAATATAAAGTTTATATGCAAAACTGTGGTAAGAGTGAGTAAGAAAGTTTGGAGTAGAATCCATGGAACCTGGAAAGGTAGTAATAAAGTGGGGCAAATAACTAGTGAATTAGTGAGGATTGTTTTCATTGGGGGAATTTTAAGTATATGGAAGCTCCCTAAACTGCCAACACATCCAGGGATTTATTCACAACTCTATGGCCATGTGGTCAAATTATTGAAGGCATTGCCAAGGGAGTATTACTGCCTCCTACCATCATTCTTTAGGAATGCCCTTGCTCTGAAGTAG